The genomic window TTGTATTTATTTTAGTACTATTTAAGCCTTACCCGACCTTAATCATCCCGCTTCATCAACACCATAAAAGCCTCATGGGGGATCTCCACCTTACCAAGTTGCTTCATCCGCTTCTTACCAGCTTTCTGCTTATCTCTAAGTTTATTCTTGCGAGTAACATCTCCACCATATAATTTTGCTGTAACATTTTTGCCCATCGAACGAATATCTTCTCTGGCAATAATCTTGCCGCCAATCGCTGCTTGTAGGCTGATCTGGAATTGCTGTCTCGGTAGTATCTTAAGTAATTTATCCAATACCTCCCTCCCTACCGATACCGCTTCCTTCCTGTGTACTATCATAGATAAGGCATCGACCTTATCACCGGCTACCAGAATGTCCAATTTGACCAAATCATCCGCAATAAACTGATCAAATTGATAGTTATAAGATCCATATCCAGCTGTCAAACTCTTGACCCGATCATAGAAATCCGTCAAAAGATTGGCCATTGGTGCTTCAAACCCCATTACTACCATCTCTTGATCCAGATAGCTAAGCTCTTTTTGTCTACCTCTAATCGAATGCACAAGTTCTATCACGCTACCCAGATATTTATTGGGTACCACGATCTCACCCGCTACCCAAGGCTCCCGAATCTCAGCTATCCTAGTCGGGTCTGGTAAGTCACCAGCACTATGCAGGCTATACACCTGGTTATCAACTCCCAAATATTGATACTCAACAGTCGGGTTAGTGATAATGACATCCAGGTCATACTCCCGAGACAACCTCTCTTTGACTATCTCTAAATGCAAAAGACCCAAACAACCAATTCGAAAACCAAAACCCAATACTTCTGCACTTTCTGGCTGATATACCAATGCTGAATCATTAAGGCTAAGCTTGACCATGGCGTCCCTAAGCTGAGGGTAATCCTGATTTGAACTAGGGAAAATCCCTGCATAAACAAAAGGCCTAACCTCTTTGTATCCTGGCAAAGGCTGCTCGACTGGATCAGCCTGCAGACTAATTGTGTCTCCGACCCTTGCTTTCTCAAGATCTTTCAGATTAGTAACGATATAACCAATCTGCCCTTGACCCAATAGCCTATCTTTCTGGTATTTTGGAGCAAAATGTCCAACTTCTGTAGCCAGGCAGTCGGCCTGATTCTGGATCAATCTCAACTTATCTTGAGCCTTAAGCTCTCCCGAGAATACTCGAACATAAAGAATTACTCCTCGATATTCATCATAAAAAGAATCAAATATCAAAGCTTTGAGCCTAGAGTCTTCAGACAATATCGGCGCAGGTACTCTTGTGATAATCTGATCGAGTAATCCCTCTACTCCCATACCAGTCTTAGCAGATATTCTGACTATATCTTCGGGCTTGCACCCAAGCAGGGCGATTATCTCGGCCTCGACTTTTGATACATCGGCAGCTGGCAAATCTACTTTATTTATCACGGGTATTATCTCAAGATCAGCCTCCAGTGCCAGGTAAACATTGGCTAAAGTCTGGGCTTGAATACCCTGAGTTGCATCTACTACTAGTAAAGCTCCTTCTACAGCATAGAGGCTTCTTGATACCTCATAACCAAAGTCCGCATGACCAGGTGTATCGATTAGGTTTAACTCCATCCCCTGCCACTGCATTCTTACAGGTTGTAGCTTAATGGTAATACCTTTTTCGCGCTCAAGATCCATACCATCCAACAGTTGTTCTTTCATCTCCCTTTTGCTAACAGTGCCCGTAATCTCAAGCAACCGATCAGCTAAAGTACTCTTACCATGATCAATGTGGGCAATTATACAAAAATTTCTAATTTTTTCCACCATATCTATTCTTTAGTTTGTTCCAACCCCAATCCAAACCCTGATTTACAGGTTCGATTCTTACTATCTTGGCATAGATCAAATAACCAATCAAGACTACCCCCGAATTAACTGTCAAGCCAATAAGTTCAGCTATTAAGCCTTGACCAAATTCAAAGCTACTTGGTATTAATAGTATCCCAAACAAATAAATTCCATTGACTACAATACTAGTCCATATATCCCTAGGATCTAAGTTAATCTTATGGCTTAATAGCCAGAGAAGAATGCCTAGCTGAGCTACCCCGCTAATACTAATAGCCAAAGCCAGTCCTGCTACTTCAAGTCTCCCCGATAAAACGAAGCTAAGAACAATATTGAGCAACATTACAGCAAGGGCAACTATAAATGGCGTCTTAGTATCTTCAAGCGCATAAAAAGCTCTTGATACTAGCAATAATAAACTATAAGCAAAAACTGCTGGTATCAAATAAACAAACAGCCTTGAGATTAATTGGGAGTCTAGTCCATAGATTAGCGCAACTAGACTATCTACAGATGTCAACATCATTGACAGAACAACCGTTATCACTATTGTTGCTATCTCTAGATTGCGCCTAAAAACTTTTTTCATTACCTGCTTGCTTTCCAGGGCAGCCTGGATTAGACTTGGAAATGTTGCAATAGACATCGAAGCACCGATCATCCCAAGTGGTACATTCTTGAGGTTATTGGCAAAATAATAGCTAGCAATGCTACCAGTTGCCAAGAAGGATCCTAGGCTATTTTGAACTACCAAAGTTACCTGATCAGTAGCCGTGGATAGTATCCTTGGCAAGGTTATCTTTAGTACCCTAATTACATCTGGATCCCAGAACTTTAATGCCCCTGCTTGATAACGCCAACCAAGTAACATTGTTAATGAAGTTGGTATCAAAAACTGAATAAAAGTTCCAAATACCACACCCCAAGCTACTCCATATATTGGGTTATCAAAAAGTCTAGCAAAAAATAATATTCCAATAATAATACCAACGTTATAAAAAACACCAGAAAGCGAGTCAACAATAAATCTTTTTTTTGCCTGAAGATATGCACCCACCAAGCTTGAGAGTACAAATAATAAAGGAGTGGCAAGCATAATACGACTAAGTCTAGCGACGAGCTCTTGGCTGGATCGATCAAACCCAGGAGCTATCAAGTGCTCAACTAGCCAAGGCGTCAAGATGAATGCAACGATAGAGCCAGCAAGCGCTATCATGATTACCAAATTCCAGAGTGTACTATATAGTTGCTCTGCATGCTCTTTTCCAGAGCGCTTCTGAACCGCCAAGTAAACTGGTATAAAACTAACAGCCAGAGAACCTGCAGCTATAATATTAAAAATAAATTCTGGAATCCTAAAGGCAGCCGTATAGGCATCTGTCTGAATTCCCACACCAAAATGACCGGCTAAGAGCCTGTCTCTAACCAGCCCAAAAACCCTACTTAATAGATAGGCAGTTGCGATCGTTAATGTAGCAAATCGAGGTGAACTCCAATCTACTAATTCCAATTTTTTGAGAAGTTTCAATCTTATACACCTGGCTTGAAGCTAGATCAAGCTATACTGTTGCCCCAATAGTTTCTAAAAACTCCTGTTCATCTAGAGTTTCTTTATCTAGCAAAGCTTTAGCCACAGCTTCAAGTTCTTTTCTCCTATCATTGATAGTCTGTTCAGCCCGTTTACTAGCTTCATGAATCAGGCCTGCTACTGCCTGGTCAATCTGGTAGGCTATCTCATCTGAAAAACTCTTACCTTCAGCCATCTTACGTCCCAAAAATACCGAATCATTACTATCAGCAAAGACCATATTTTCCAAATCTTTTGCCATACCATACTCTGTCACCATGTCATGAGCTATTTGATTGGCTTTCTTGAGATCATTCTCTGCGCCAGTAGTAACTTCGCTAAATACAACCCGCTCAGCCATCCTTCCTCCAAGTGACATTGCCATTTGATCTTTAAAATCTGCCACACTCTGGAGATGTTGATCTTCGATTGGCAATGACCAAGTCACACCTCCTGCACCCCCCCTAGAAACGATTGAAACCTTATGCACTGGATGGCAGTTTTTCATGAAGTGTCCGACTATTGCATGTCCGGCTTCGTGATAAGCAGTGATCTCTTTTTCTTTATCGTTCATAATATGTGACTTACGCTCAGGTCCTAGCGAAATTTTCTCAACCGCCTCATGAAAATCATCCTGGGTAACCTTCTTGCGATTTGCCCTAGCAGCCAAAATGGCGGCTTCATTAGCGATATTGGCTAATTCTGCACCAGATAGCCCTGGTGTCTTTCTGGCAATTTCGCGCAATTTTACGTCAGTTGCTAGGGGTTTATTCTTAGTATGAACTCCAAGGATTTGCTCTCTGGCACTTAGATCTGGACTGTCTAAGGTAATTCTTCTATCAAATCGACCTGGCCTAAGTAGGGCTGGATCGAGTACGTCTGGCCTATTGGTAGCAGCAATCACGATCACGTTTGTACCCTGCTCGAAGCCATCCATTTCAACCAAGATTTGATTTAGGGTTTGTTCCCTTTCATCATGACCACCACCAAGGCCTGTACCTCTCTGACGACCGACTGCGTCTATCTCATCAATAAAAATTATACAAGGTGAGTTTTTCTTAGCCCTAGCAAACAAATCTCGCACCCTAGAGGCACCTACCCCGACAAACATCTCGACAAACTCTGATCCTGAGATATTAAAGAAAGGCACTCCTGCTTCTCCCGCTACAGCTCTAGCTAGCAAAGTCTTACCTGTTCCTGGACGACCAAATAACAACACACCCTTGGGTATCTTTGCTCCAAGGTCGCTGAATTTCTTTGGCTCTTTAAGAAACTCTACCACCTCTTCGAGTTCAATCTTGGCTTCTTTGTTGCCTGCGACATCATCAAATTTGACCTTGCCTTTCTCCATGCCATAAACTCTTGCCTTGCTCTTACCAAAGCTCATTGCTTGATTGTTGGTACCCTGAGCCTGACGCATCACAAAATAAAAGAAGGCTATAATCACAATTGTTGGTATCACAAATGAAGCAATGCTAATCCAGATATTTTCACCACCACTATCCTCGGCTGGCTGATAGTTGTATTGTTCTACCTTTGATAGGTCTATGCCATTTTCTTCGAGACTACTATTGGGATTGATTGTGGTAGTTAGCTTAGTATCATCCTTGAGGGTTGCTACTACTTGACTACCCTCCACCTCTAAATCTTTGACCTGATCTTGATTTATTCTAGATATTAATTCACTAGTACCAACCTCCTGACCCTTATCTGGTGATATTAAAAAACTAGAGGCTATAATAGTTACAAAAAATGCTATGCCTATCACAATTAATAGATTCCTAAACGATTTCTTCATTTGGTAAATTGCTCCTTAACTTATTGATTTAATCTGAAATTCTCTTCTCAATCATATCAGTCAGACCTTCAAATATCAACCAACCATCATTCATTACTAGCCATTTTTTGCCTACCGAGAATCTTTTATTGTTCGTAGTACTCAATAACCAATTCGTCATCAGCTCCAGTCGTTTTGAGGAATAAAAGCCCAATTTATCTCGATTGAACAACCAGTCTAGCCAAGCTATAATAAATTCTTGGTCTAAACCTTGAATCAGCTTCTTATCCACCCTATAAGCCGAATCCCGAAATATTAGATTAAGTTTTGTCCAACTCTTAAGGTTTTGGTTGATGCTTCTTAAACTTTGATCCATATTTTGATGATGCACTAAGAACAAATCACGATCTGTTGAATTTAAATTTGGCAATAAAAGCCATCTATAGAGGTTTCTCTGATAGTTCAATTGGTAATTCGTATAATCTTCGATAAACTCTAGCCCCTCAGAATTGGCGTACCGATAAAGTTGATTCTTATTTAGACCCAACATTGGGCGCAGTACTGTTTTACGATTGGCAAACGGACTATATCCCTTGATACCCGCTCCCCTGATGGCATTTGCAACAATTGTTTCTATTAGATCATCTTGGTGATGGGCAAGTACAAGATAATCAGAATTAGCGTACCCTAGCTGCTCTTCCAAGAAATTATGTCGAGCCTGGCGCAAACTAGCCTCATCTGACTTGCCAGACTGATATCTACCTTCTATCAGAGCTACTTGGTACTTGTTGGCTAACCTTCCTACCAGGTAGTTCTCCTGGTCACTATCCAGACGTAAGTTATGATCATAGTGGGCTAGGGTAATATTGGTAAATCCGATTTTGACTAAAATATCCAGGATAACTACAGAATCAACCCCCCCAGAAAACGCCAACAGAAGCTTACTGTCTCGATTGACACCCTGACTGTTTAATTGATTCCTGACCTGATCAAGCAACTCCTGCCCCTTTCTCCTATAGAAATACTTTTGATATACCTATACCCGTTA from Candidatus Saccharibacteria bacterium includes these protein-coding regions:
- the murJ gene encoding murein biosynthesis integral membrane protein MurJ; the encoded protein is MKLLKKLELVDWSSPRFATLTIATAYLLSRVFGLVRDRLLAGHFGVGIQTDAYTAAFRIPEFIFNIIAAGSLAVSFIPVYLAVQKRSGKEHAEQLYSTLWNLVIMIALAGSIVAFILTPWLVEHLIAPGFDRSSQELVARLSRIMLATPLLFVLSSLVGAYLQAKKRFIVDSLSGVFYNVGIIIGILFFARLFDNPIYGVAWGVVFGTFIQFLIPTSLTMLLGWRYQAGALKFWDPDVIRVLKITLPRILSTATDQVTLVVQNSLGSFLATGSIASYYFANNLKNVPLGMIGASMSIATFPSLIQAALESKQVMKKVFRRNLEIATIVITVVLSMMLTSVDSLVALIYGLDSQLISRLFVYLIPAVFAYSLLLLVSRAFYALEDTKTPFIVALAVMLLNIVLSFVLSGRLEVAGLALAISISGVAQLGILLWLLSHKINLDPRDIWTSIVVNGIYLFGILLIPSSFEFGQGLIAELIGLTVNSGVVLIGYLIYAKIVRIEPVNQGLDWGWNKLKNRYGGKN
- the tilS gene encoding tRNA lysidine(34) synthetase TilS, which produces MLDQVRNQLNSQGVNRDSKLLLAFSGGVDSVVILDILVKIGFTNITLAHYDHNLRLDSDQENYLVGRLANKYQVALIEGRYQSGKSDEASLRQARHNFLEEQLGYANSDYLVLAHHQDDLIETIVANAIRGAGIKGYSPFANRKTVLRPMLGLNKNQLYRYANSEGLEFIEDYTNYQLNYQRNLYRWLLLPNLNSTDRDLFLVHHQNMDQSLRSINQNLKSWTKLNLIFRDSAYRVDKKLIQGLDQEFIIAWLDWLFNRDKLGFYSSKRLELMTNWLLSTTNNKRFSVGKKWLVMNDGWLIFEGLTDMIEKRISD
- the ftsH gene encoding ATP-dependent zinc metalloprotease FtsH encodes the protein MKKSFRNLLIVIGIAFFVTIIASSFLISPDKGQEVGTSELISRINQDQVKDLEVEGSQVVATLKDDTKLTTTINPNSSLEENGIDLSKVEQYNYQPAEDSGGENIWISIASFVIPTIVIIAFFYFVMRQAQGTNNQAMSFGKSKARVYGMEKGKVKFDDVAGNKEAKIELEEVVEFLKEPKKFSDLGAKIPKGVLLFGRPGTGKTLLARAVAGEAGVPFFNISGSEFVEMFVGVGASRVRDLFARAKKNSPCIIFIDEIDAVGRQRGTGLGGGHDEREQTLNQILVEMDGFEQGTNVIVIAATNRPDVLDPALLRPGRFDRRITLDSPDLSAREQILGVHTKNKPLATDVKLREIARKTPGLSGAELANIANEAAILAARANRKKVTQDDFHEAVEKISLGPERKSHIMNDKEKEITAYHEAGHAIVGHFMKNCHPVHKVSIVSRGGAGGVTWSLPIEDQHLQSVADFKDQMAMSLGGRMAERVVFSEVTTGAENDLKKANQIAHDMVTEYGMAKDLENMVFADSNDSVFLGRKMAEGKSFSDEIAYQIDQAVAGLIHEASKRAEQTINDRRKELEAVAKALLDKETLDEQEFLETIGATV
- the lepA gene encoding translation elongation factor 4, which codes for MVEKIRNFCIIAHIDHGKSTLADRLLEITGTVSKREMKEQLLDGMDLEREKGITIKLQPVRMQWQGMELNLIDTPGHADFGYEVSRSLYAVEGALLVVDATQGIQAQTLANVYLALEADLEIIPVINKVDLPAADVSKVEAEIIALLGCKPEDIVRISAKTGMGVEGLLDQIITRVPAPILSEDSRLKALIFDSFYDEYRGVILYVRVFSGELKAQDKLRLIQNQADCLATEVGHFAPKYQKDRLLGQGQIGYIVTNLKDLEKARVGDTISLQADPVEQPLPGYKEVRPFVYAGIFPSSNQDYPQLRDAMVKLSLNDSALVYQPESAEVLGFGFRIGCLGLLHLEIVKERLSREYDLDVIITNPTVEYQYLGVDNQVYSLHSAGDLPDPTRIAEIREPWVAGEIVVPNKYLGSVIELVHSIRGRQKELSYLDQEMVVMGFEAPMANLLTDFYDRVKSLTAGYGSYNYQFDQFIADDLVKLDILVAGDKVDALSMIVHRKEAVSVGREVLDKLLKILPRQQFQISLQAAIGGKIIAREDIRSMGKNVTAKLYGGDVTRKNKLRDKQKAGKKRMKQLGKVEIPHEAFMVLMKRDD